The following proteins are encoded in a genomic region of Arachis stenosperma cultivar V10309 chromosome 4, arast.V10309.gnm1.PFL2, whole genome shotgun sequence:
- the LOC130975128 gene encoding ornithine aminotransferase, mitochondrial-like, with product MAGIDMLLPANLEKPSHHREETNSSPLTTARHSCSLSSLRFSPSPTLSHTTLTFTILAVADDRRCCCTDHRSSSPFYPNRLLRALIADDRRCSDHRCCCATVTIVISVLLIIVLSGHCHPKILKALTEQAEKLTLSSRAFYGDQFPPFVEHLTSMLGYDMVLPMNTGAEGVETALKLARKWGYEKKRIPKDEAIIVSCCDCFHGRTLPVISMSCDNEATRGFGPLLPGHLKVDFGDAEALERIFKGEHIAGFLLEPIQGEAGVIIPSDGYLKAVRDLCTRYNVLMITDEIQTGLARTGKMLACDWEEVRPDVVILGKALGGGVFPVSAVLADKDVMLCIKPGEHGSTFGGNPLASAELLKSYDYKVLPKGAKATVSLWFSCI from the exons atggcaggaattgataTGCTTCTTCCagcaaacttggaa AAACCCTCTCACCATCGCGAAGAAACCAACTCATCACCACTCACCACTGCCCGTCACTCCTGTTCGCTCTCATCTCTGCGCTTCTCACCTTCGCCAACCCTGTCGCACACAACCCTCACCTTCACCATTCTCGCCGTCGCTGATGACCGTCGCTGTTGCTGCACTGACCATCGCTCTTCTTCTCCGTTCTACCCTAATCGTCTTCTTCGTGCCCTAATCGCTGATGACCGTCGCTGTTCTGACCATCGCTGTTGCTGCGCCACCGTCACCATCGTCATCTCCGTGCTTCTCATCATCGTCTTATCT GGACATTGCCATCCTAAAATTCTGAAAGCCTTAACAGAGCAGGCAGAAAAGCTGACCCTGAGCTCTCGAGCCTTTTACGGTGATCAGTTTCCACCATTTGTTGAGCATTTGACAAGTATGCTTGGTTATGATATGGTTCTTCCCATGAACACTGGTGCTGAAGGAGTGGAAACAGCTCTAAAATTAGCAAGAAAGTGGGgttatgaaaagaaaagaattccCAAAGATGAG GCTATTATTGTGTCATGTTGTGACTGCTTCCATGGCCGTACACTACCTGTTATATCTATGAGTTGTGACAATGAAGCTACCCGGGGTTTTGGTCCTTTATTGCCTGGCCATCTTAAAGTTGATTTTGGTGATGCAGAAGCCCTTGAAAGAATTTTTAAAG gAGAACACATAGCTGGCTTTCTTTTGGAACCCATCCAGGGTGAAGCTGGG GTAATCATTCCTTCGGATGGCTATTTGAAAGCTGTTAGAGATCTTTGCACCAGATATAATGTGCTGATGATTACAGACGAAATACAAACTGGGTTAGCAAGAACAGGGAAGATGCTGGCTTGTGACTGGGAAGAAGTTCGCCCAGATGTTGTG ATACTAGGGAAAGCATTGGGTGGAGGAGTTTTTCCTGTGAGTGCAGTTCTTGCAGACAAGGATGTAATGCTTTGTATAAAACCAGGAGAGCATGGAAG TACCTTTGGCGGGAATCCATTGGCCAGTGCTGAACTTCTTAAATCCTATGATTATAAAGTTTTACCTAAAGGAGCTAAAGCTACTGTCTCTCTATGGTTCAG TTGCATTTGA